The following proteins are encoded in a genomic region of Brachypodium distachyon strain Bd21 chromosome 1, Brachypodium_distachyon_v3.0, whole genome shotgun sequence:
- the LOC100825552 gene encoding putative disease resistance RPP13-like protein 3 has product MAPVVSAALGALGPLLTKLGGLLAGEYGRLKGVRREIRSLESELISMHAALKEYTELEDPGGQVKAWISLVRELAYDTEDVFDKFIHQLHKGCVRRGGFKEFLGKIALPLKKLGAQRAIADHIDELKDRIKQVKELKDSYKLDNISCSASRHTAVDPRLCALFAEEAHLVGIDGPRDDLAKWMVEEGKMHCRVLSIVGFGGLGKTTLANEVSRKIQGRFDCRAFVSVSQKPVIKKIIKDVISKVPCPDGFTKDIDIWDEMTAITKLRELLQDKRYLVVIDDIWSASAWDAIKYAFPENNCSSRIIFTTRIVDVAKSCCLGRDNRLYEMEALSDFHSRRLFFNRIFGSEDCCSNMLKKVSDEILKKCGGLPLAIISISSLLANIPVAKEEWEKVKRSIGSALENSRSLEGMGSILSLSYNNLPAYLKTCLLYLSAFPEDYEIERERLVRRWIAEGFICEERGKSQYEVAESYFYELINKSMVQPVGFGYDGKVRACRVHDMMLEIIISKSAEDNFMTVLGGGQTSFANRHRFIRRLSIQHIDQELASALANEDLSHVRSLTVTSSGCMKHLPSLAEFEALRVLDFEGCEDLEYDMNGMDKLFQLKYLSLGRTHKSKLPQGIVMLGDLETLDLRGTGVQDLPSGIVRLIKLQHLLVQSGTKIPNGIGDMRNLRVLSGFTITQSRVDAVEDLGSLTSLHELDVYLDGGEPDEYKRHEEMLLSSLFKLGRCKLLTLRINRYGGSLEFLGSWSPPPSSLQLFYMSSNYYFQYVPRWITPALSSLSYININLIELTDEGLHPLGELPSLLRLELWFKARPKDRVTVHGFPCLKEFNISSNHASAYVTFVKGAMPKLEIFGLQFDVSVAKTYGFYVGIEYLTCLKHVRVRLYNNGATPSESKAAAAAAIRNEGAAHPNHPTVTIYGEPVEKDNEETGGNDEDKRKEGN; this is encoded by the exons ATGGCACCTGTGGTGAGCGCTGCGCTGGGCGCCTTGGGTCCCCTGCTGACGAAGCTTGGGGGCCTTCTCGCCGGCGAGTATGGCCGCCTCAAAGGGGTCCGCCGCGAGATCCGCTCCCTGGAATCCGAGCTCATCAGCATGCATGCCGCGCTGAAGGAGTACACGGAGCTGGAAGACCCAGGTGGCCAAGTCAAGGCATGGATATCGCTGGTGAGGGAGTTGGCGTACGACACAGAGGATGTATTCGACAAGTTCATCCATCAACTTCATAAGGGCTGTGTCCGTCGTGGAGGTTTCAAGGAGTTTTTAGGAAAAATCGCTCTCCCTCTGAAGAAGCTTGGAGCTCAGCGCGCAATCGCTGACCATATTGATGAGCTCAAGGATCGTATCAAGCAAGTGAAAGAGCTCAAAGATAGTTACAAGCTGGATAATATCTCTTGCAGCGCCTCTCGTCATACAGCCGTGGATCCCCGGTTGTGTGCTCTCTTTGCAGAAGAAGCACACCTTGTCGGCATTGACGGTCCAAGAGATGATCTTGCCAAGTGGATGGTGGAAGAAGGAAAGATGCATTGCAGGGTTCTGTCTATCGTTGGGTTTGGTGGATTGGGAAAGACAACACTGGCCAATGAGGTCAGTCGCAAGATTCAAGGGCGTTTTGATTGTCGGGCTTTTGTATCAGTCTCGCAGAAGCCAGTTATAAAGAAAATTATCAAGGATGTTATATCCAAAGTGCCTTGCCCTGATGGATTCACAAAAGATATTGACATTTGGGACGAAATGACAGCCATTACAAAGCTAAGAGAACTGTTACAAGATAAGAG GTATCTTGTCGTCATTGATGATATATGGTCTGCATCTGCATGGGATGCTATCAAGTATGCTTTTCCAGAGAATAATTGTTCCAGCAGAATCATATTTACGACACGCATTGTTGATGTGGCAAAGTCGTGTTGTTTGGGTCGTGATAATCGTCTGTATGAAATGGAAGCCCTAAGTGATTTCCATTCTAGAAGATTATTTTTCAACAGAATATTTGGCTCAGAGGACTGTTGCTCTAATATGCTTAAAAAAGTTTCAGATGAAATACTGAAAAAATGTGGAGGCCTACCTTTGGCAATTATTAGTATATCTAGTTTGTTGGCAAACATACCGGTTGCTAAGGAGGAATGGGAGAAGGTGAAAAGGTCAATTGGTTCTGCACTGGAAAATAGTCGGAGTCTCGAGGGAATGGGGAGCATACTATCCCTTAGCTACAATAATCTTCCAGCTTATCTCAAGACATGTTTGTTGTATTTAAGTGCATTTCCCGAGGATTATGAGATTGAAAGAGAGAGGCTAGTGCGCCGATGGATAGCAGAAGGCTTTATTTGTGAAGAGCGTGGGAAAAGCCAATATGAGGTCGCCGAGAGCTACTTTTACGAGCTCATCAACAAAAGCATGGTCCAACCAGTGGGCTTTGGCTATGATGGTAAAGTTCGTGCCTGTCGGGTCCATGACATGATGCTGGAAATTATCATTTCAAAATCGGCCGAAGATAATTTCATGACGGTGCTAGGCGGTGGCCAAACAAGTTTTGCAAATCGCCACCGTTTTATTCGGCGACTATCAATCCAGCACATTGACCAGGAGTTGGCATCTGCATTGGCAAATGAAGACTTAAGCCATGTTCGATCTCTGACAGTAACATCATCAGGTTGCATGAAACACTTGCCAAGTCTTGCTGAATTTGAAGCTCTGCGTGTGCTGGATTTTGAAGGTTGTGAGGATTTGGAGTATGATATGAACGGTATGGACAAATTGTTCCAACTAAAGTACCTCAGCCTTGGTCGCACACACAAATCAAAGCTACCACAAGGGATTGTGATGCTAGGTGATCTAGAGACCCTAGATCTTAGGGGTACAGGTGTGCAAGACTTGCCATCTGGAATTGTTCGGCTCATTAAACTACAACACCTGCTTGTTCAATCGGGAACAAAGATACCAAATGGAATTGGAGATATGAGGAACCTACGGGTGTTGTCTGGTTTTACTATTACCCAGAGTCGAGTAGATGCAGTGGAGGATCTTGGGAGCCTGACAAGTTTGCATGAACTTGATGTATATTTGGATGGTGGAGAACCAGACGAATACAAGAGGCACGAAGAGATGTTACTTTCCTCGTTGTTCAAGCTTGGCAGGTGTAAACTCTTGACCTTACGGATAAATAGGTATGGTGGTTCCCTTGAATTCCTAGGTTCTTGGTCCCCACCACCATCTTCCCTTCAATTATTTTATATGTCCAGCAACTACTATTTTCAGTACGTTCCGAGATGGATCACACCAGCACTCAGCAGCCTTTCTTACATCAACATCAATTTAATTGAACTTACGGACGAGGGTCTGCACCCTCTTGGGGAGCTCCCATCCTTACTTCGCCTGGAACTGTGGTTTAAAGCAAGGCCGAAAGATAGGGTTACGGTCCATGGATTCCCATGTCTGAAGGAGTTTAATATCTCTAGTAATCATGCGTCGGCATACGTTACATTCGTCAAAGGGGCTATGCCCAAGCTTGAAATTTTTGGGTTGCAGTTCGATGTGTCAGTGGCAAAAACTTATGGCTTCTATGTAGGCATTGAGTATCTCACCTGTCTCAAACATGTACGGGTACGGTTGTACAACAACGGTGCTACACCTTCTGAGAgcaaggctgctgctgctgctgcgatcAGGAATGAAGGAGCTGCCCATCCCAACCATCCCACTGTTACTATTTATGGGGAACCAGTTGAAAAGGACAATGAAGAGACTGGTGGTAATGACGAGGACAAGCGCAAGGAGGGGAATTAA
- the LOC100825068 gene encoding AFG1-like ATPase isoform X1, with protein MILRLHGSIARRSAALLAAAASRYDPLTRPLPSAGLPRRLHDAGGSDHGRKPGGPLALYRGLVSQGKLQQDTYQENVASELDSLLRRLEQYEMEMEDYHTKLSTWDSTREKERRRLLLEEAEDKQHDGVWIDEKRGFIDKLISRKRRGNLEPGVGRWVSYLNREKKLDTLVGQKPVAPVAPKGLYLYGNVGSGKTMLMDMFYGATEGVIKHRRRFHFHEAMLEIHEHMHDVWKTRDDNRSTHSSAFSWISGLPFDAKIKEWLLGEEKYKQETQQKHILLAVADKFLVDRQADKCGASILCFDEIQTIDVFAVVALSGILSRLLSTGTVLVATSNKAPEDLNQDGMQREIFLELLSKLDETCNKILVGTETDYRRLIPTDSSTQIHYFWPITSDSRSMYEAMWHDVTNQAGRNITAVTIPVMFGRSLEIPQSCNGVARFDFEYLCGRPVGAADYIAIARNYHTIFISDIPAMSMKIRDKARRFITLIDEMYNHHCRLICLAVSSIDDLFQGTEEGPLFDLESFQFETEAEGTKLRRDVSAEGNVGVGPSTTGLVSMLSGQEEMFAFRRAISRLIEMQTPLYLDRVPHFHTSVLHQQQGAPVFAKDKTISQSAPV; from the exons ATGATCCTCCGGCTCCACGGCTCCATCGCGCGCCGATCCGCGGCtctcctcgctgccgccgcctcccgctaTGATCCTCTCACGCGTCCTCTACCCTCCGCCGggctcccccgccgcctccacgaCGCCGGCGGCTCCGATCACGGCCGGAAACCAG GTGGCCCTCTTGCGCTCTACAGGGGCCTGGTGAGCCAAGGGAAGCTCCAGCAGGACACGTACCAGGAAAACGTGGCGTCCGAGCTGGACAGCTTGCTCAGGAGGCTCGAGCAGTACGAGATGGAAATGGAGGATTACCAT ACTAAGCTGTCTACGTGGGACAGTACCAGGGAGAAGGAACGGCGGAGGCTTCTGCTGGAAGAAGCCGAGGATAAGCAGCATGATGGTGTGTGGATAGATGAGAAGAGGGGGTTTATTGATAAATTGATTTCACG GAAACGAAGAGGAAATTTAGAACCTGGAGTTGGAAGATGGGTTTCATATTTGAACCGAGAGAAGAAACTAGATACGTTGGTTGGACAGAAACCAGTTGCACCTGTTGCTCCGAAAGGATTATACCTTTACGGGAATGTTGGAAGTG GGAAGACAATGTTGATGGACATGTTCTATGGGGCCACAGAAGGCGTCATCAAACACAGGAGGAGGTTTCACTTTCATGAG GCTATGCTTGAAATACATGAGCATATGCATGATGTGTGGAAGACACGTGATGATAACAGGTCTACTCACTCGAGTGCTTTCAGTTGGATATCAGGCCTCCCTTTCGATGCAAAAATTAAGGAGTGGCTGCTCGGGGAAGAAAAGTACAAACAAGAAACACAGCAGAAGCATATCCTTTTAGCTGTCGCTGACAAGTTCCTTGTTGATAGACAAGCAGATAAATGTGGTGCAAGCATTCTATGCTTTGACGAGATACAG ACTATTGATGTATTTGCTGTTGTCGCCCTGTCTGGTATTCTGAGCAGACTGTTAAGCACAGGAACTGTACTTGTTGCTACCAGTAATAAAGCACCGGAAGATCTGAATCAG GATGGGATGCAACGAGAAATCTTCCTTGAGTTATTATCTAAGTTGGATGAGACCTGCAATAAGATTCTTGTTGGAACAGAGACGGATTATCGCCGCCTTATTCCAACAGACAGCTCAACTCAG ATTCACTATTTTTGGCCTATTACTTCTGACAGTAGGAGTATGTATGAGGCCATGTGGCATGACGTAACTAACCAAGCAGGCAGAAACATTACTGCAGTTACAATTCCTGTAATGTTTGGAAG GTCTCTCGAGATTCCTCAGAGTTGTAACGGTGTGGCAAGGTTTGACTTTGAGTATCTATGTGGCCGCCCA GTCGGAGCTGCAGATTATATAGCAATAGCCAGAAATTACCATACAATTTTCATATCAGATATTCCAGCTATGAGCATGAAAATCCGTGACAAG GCAAGAAGGTTCATCACCCTAATTGATGAGATGTACAATCATCACTGCCGGCTTATATGTTTAGCTGTCTCATCCATTGATGATCTTTTTCAAGGAACCGAGGAAGGACCTCTTTTTGATTTAGAGAG TTTCCAGTTTGAAACTGAAGCCGAAGGGACAAAGCTAAGGAGGGATGTTTCTGCGGAAGGCAATGTTGGTGTAGGGCCGTCTACTACAGGGCTAGTGTCAATGCTGTCTGGTCAAGAAGAAATGTTCGCGTTCCGAAGAGCT ATTTCTCGGCTCATCGAAATGCAGACCCCGCTGTACCTTGACCGTGTCCCGCATTTCCATACCTCTGTCCTTCATCAACAACAGGGCGCCCCTGTTTTTGCAAAAGATAAGACTATCTCTCAGTCTGCTCCCGTGTAG
- the LOC100825068 gene encoding AFG1-like ATPase isoform X2 — protein MILSRVLYPPPGSPAASTTPAAPITAGNQGPGEPREAPAGHVPGKRGVRAGQLAQEARAVRDGNGGLPLQTKLSTWDSTREKERRRLLLEEAEDKQHDGVWIDEKRGFIDKLISRKRRGNLEPGVGRWVSYLNREKKLDTLVGQKPVAPVAPKGLYLYGNVGSGKTMLMDMFYGATEGVIKHRRRFHFHEAMLEIHEHMHDVWKTRDDNRSTHSSAFSWISGLPFDAKIKEWLLGEEKYKQETQQKHILLAVADKFLVDRQADKCGASILCFDEIQTIDVFAVVALSGILSRLLSTGTVLVATSNKAPEDLNQDGMQREIFLELLSKLDETCNKILVGTETDYRRLIPTDSSTQIHYFWPITSDSRSMYEAMWHDVTNQAGRNITAVTIPVMFGRSLEIPQSCNGVARFDFEYLCGRPVGAADYIAIARNYHTIFISDIPAMSMKIRDKARRFITLIDEMYNHHCRLICLAVSSIDDLFQGTEEGPLFDLESFQFETEAEGTKLRRDVSAEGNVGVGPSTTGLVSMLSGQEEMFAFRRAISRLIEMQTPLYLDRVPHFHTSVLHQQQGAPVFAKDKTISQSAPV, from the exons aTGATCCTCTCACGCGTCCTCTACCCTCCGCCGggctcccccgccgcctccacgaCGCCGGCGGCTCCGATCACGGCCGGAAACCAG GGGCCTGGTGAGCCAAGGGAAGCTCCAGCAGGACACGTACCAGGAAAACGTGGCGTCCGAGCTGGACAGCTTGCTCAGGAGGCTCGAGCAGTACGAGATGGAAATGGAGGATTACCAT TGCAGACTAAGCTGTCTACGTGGGACAGTACCAGGGAGAAGGAACGGCGGAGGCTTCTGCTGGAAGAAGCCGAGGATAAGCAGCATGATGGTGTGTGGATAGATGAGAAGAGGGGGTTTATTGATAAATTGATTTCACG GAAACGAAGAGGAAATTTAGAACCTGGAGTTGGAAGATGGGTTTCATATTTGAACCGAGAGAAGAAACTAGATACGTTGGTTGGACAGAAACCAGTTGCACCTGTTGCTCCGAAAGGATTATACCTTTACGGGAATGTTGGAAGTG GGAAGACAATGTTGATGGACATGTTCTATGGGGCCACAGAAGGCGTCATCAAACACAGGAGGAGGTTTCACTTTCATGAG GCTATGCTTGAAATACATGAGCATATGCATGATGTGTGGAAGACACGTGATGATAACAGGTCTACTCACTCGAGTGCTTTCAGTTGGATATCAGGCCTCCCTTTCGATGCAAAAATTAAGGAGTGGCTGCTCGGGGAAGAAAAGTACAAACAAGAAACACAGCAGAAGCATATCCTTTTAGCTGTCGCTGACAAGTTCCTTGTTGATAGACAAGCAGATAAATGTGGTGCAAGCATTCTATGCTTTGACGAGATACAG ACTATTGATGTATTTGCTGTTGTCGCCCTGTCTGGTATTCTGAGCAGACTGTTAAGCACAGGAACTGTACTTGTTGCTACCAGTAATAAAGCACCGGAAGATCTGAATCAG GATGGGATGCAACGAGAAATCTTCCTTGAGTTATTATCTAAGTTGGATGAGACCTGCAATAAGATTCTTGTTGGAACAGAGACGGATTATCGCCGCCTTATTCCAACAGACAGCTCAACTCAG ATTCACTATTTTTGGCCTATTACTTCTGACAGTAGGAGTATGTATGAGGCCATGTGGCATGACGTAACTAACCAAGCAGGCAGAAACATTACTGCAGTTACAATTCCTGTAATGTTTGGAAG GTCTCTCGAGATTCCTCAGAGTTGTAACGGTGTGGCAAGGTTTGACTTTGAGTATCTATGTGGCCGCCCA GTCGGAGCTGCAGATTATATAGCAATAGCCAGAAATTACCATACAATTTTCATATCAGATATTCCAGCTATGAGCATGAAAATCCGTGACAAG GCAAGAAGGTTCATCACCCTAATTGATGAGATGTACAATCATCACTGCCGGCTTATATGTTTAGCTGTCTCATCCATTGATGATCTTTTTCAAGGAACCGAGGAAGGACCTCTTTTTGATTTAGAGAG TTTCCAGTTTGAAACTGAAGCCGAAGGGACAAAGCTAAGGAGGGATGTTTCTGCGGAAGGCAATGTTGGTGTAGGGCCGTCTACTACAGGGCTAGTGTCAATGCTGTCTGGTCAAGAAGAAATGTTCGCGTTCCGAAGAGCT ATTTCTCGGCTCATCGAAATGCAGACCCCGCTGTACCTTGACCGTGTCCCGCATTTCCATACCTCTGTCCTTCATCAACAACAGGGCGCCCCTGTTTTTGCAAAAGATAAGACTATCTCTCAGTCTGCTCCCGTGTAG
- the LOC100825068 gene encoding AFG1-like ATPase isoform X3: MEMEDYHTKLSTWDSTREKERRRLLLEEAEDKQHDGVWIDEKRGFIDKLISRKRRGNLEPGVGRWVSYLNREKKLDTLVGQKPVAPVAPKGLYLYGNVGSGKTMLMDMFYGATEGVIKHRRRFHFHEAMLEIHEHMHDVWKTRDDNRSTHSSAFSWISGLPFDAKIKEWLLGEEKYKQETQQKHILLAVADKFLVDRQADKCGASILCFDEIQTIDVFAVVALSGILSRLLSTGTVLVATSNKAPEDLNQDGMQREIFLELLSKLDETCNKILVGTETDYRRLIPTDSSTQIHYFWPITSDSRSMYEAMWHDVTNQAGRNITAVTIPVMFGRSLEIPQSCNGVARFDFEYLCGRPVGAADYIAIARNYHTIFISDIPAMSMKIRDKARRFITLIDEMYNHHCRLICLAVSSIDDLFQGTEEGPLFDLESFQFETEAEGTKLRRDVSAEGNVGVGPSTTGLVSMLSGQEEMFAFRRAISRLIEMQTPLYLDRVPHFHTSVLHQQQGAPVFAKDKTISQSAPV; encoded by the exons ATGGAAATGGAGGATTACCAT ACTAAGCTGTCTACGTGGGACAGTACCAGGGAGAAGGAACGGCGGAGGCTTCTGCTGGAAGAAGCCGAGGATAAGCAGCATGATGGTGTGTGGATAGATGAGAAGAGGGGGTTTATTGATAAATTGATTTCACG GAAACGAAGAGGAAATTTAGAACCTGGAGTTGGAAGATGGGTTTCATATTTGAACCGAGAGAAGAAACTAGATACGTTGGTTGGACAGAAACCAGTTGCACCTGTTGCTCCGAAAGGATTATACCTTTACGGGAATGTTGGAAGTG GGAAGACAATGTTGATGGACATGTTCTATGGGGCCACAGAAGGCGTCATCAAACACAGGAGGAGGTTTCACTTTCATGAG GCTATGCTTGAAATACATGAGCATATGCATGATGTGTGGAAGACACGTGATGATAACAGGTCTACTCACTCGAGTGCTTTCAGTTGGATATCAGGCCTCCCTTTCGATGCAAAAATTAAGGAGTGGCTGCTCGGGGAAGAAAAGTACAAACAAGAAACACAGCAGAAGCATATCCTTTTAGCTGTCGCTGACAAGTTCCTTGTTGATAGACAAGCAGATAAATGTGGTGCAAGCATTCTATGCTTTGACGAGATACAG ACTATTGATGTATTTGCTGTTGTCGCCCTGTCTGGTATTCTGAGCAGACTGTTAAGCACAGGAACTGTACTTGTTGCTACCAGTAATAAAGCACCGGAAGATCTGAATCAG GATGGGATGCAACGAGAAATCTTCCTTGAGTTATTATCTAAGTTGGATGAGACCTGCAATAAGATTCTTGTTGGAACAGAGACGGATTATCGCCGCCTTATTCCAACAGACAGCTCAACTCAG ATTCACTATTTTTGGCCTATTACTTCTGACAGTAGGAGTATGTATGAGGCCATGTGGCATGACGTAACTAACCAAGCAGGCAGAAACATTACTGCAGTTACAATTCCTGTAATGTTTGGAAG GTCTCTCGAGATTCCTCAGAGTTGTAACGGTGTGGCAAGGTTTGACTTTGAGTATCTATGTGGCCGCCCA GTCGGAGCTGCAGATTATATAGCAATAGCCAGAAATTACCATACAATTTTCATATCAGATATTCCAGCTATGAGCATGAAAATCCGTGACAAG GCAAGAAGGTTCATCACCCTAATTGATGAGATGTACAATCATCACTGCCGGCTTATATGTTTAGCTGTCTCATCCATTGATGATCTTTTTCAAGGAACCGAGGAAGGACCTCTTTTTGATTTAGAGAG TTTCCAGTTTGAAACTGAAGCCGAAGGGACAAAGCTAAGGAGGGATGTTTCTGCGGAAGGCAATGTTGGTGTAGGGCCGTCTACTACAGGGCTAGTGTCAATGCTGTCTGGTCAAGAAGAAATGTTCGCGTTCCGAAGAGCT ATTTCTCGGCTCATCGAAATGCAGACCCCGCTGTACCTTGACCGTGTCCCGCATTTCCATACCTCTGTCCTTCATCAACAACAGGGCGCCCCTGTTTTTGCAAAAGATAAGACTATCTCTCAGTCTGCTCCCGTGTAG